Proteins encoded in a region of the Babesia bovis T2Bo chromosome 4 map unlocalized Chr4_2, whole genome shotgun sequence genome:
- a CDS encoding SmORF protein (Small Open Reading Frame (SmORF)): protein MVAFNTLPKLCVVVAFGLSTTATSTEVAQEQPKKESVVSGSLRKNDESTTKPVDLMLPTKIETQDHCETGEPSSLSLEWLLLPEPQSRKRLLDELPFDLAIDVSMDFNEPIKSKTRNRIRKFFSLSEKEQQAKRLASYGF, encoded by the coding sequence ATGGTAGCCTTCAACACATTACCAAAGCTCTGTGTAGTTGTGGCATTTGGGCTCTCTACCACTGCCACCTCTACTGAAGTAGCCCAGgagcaacccaagaaggaatcaGTGGTCAGTGGATCATTACGTAAGAATGACGAGTCTACCACAAAGCCTGTGGATCTAATGTTACCGACAAAGATTGAGACTCAGGATCACTGTGAGACCGGAGAACCTTCTAGCCTTTCTCTTGAATGGCTTCTATTACCCGAGCCCCAAAGCAGAAAACGTCTACTTGACGAGTTGCCATTTGACTTAGCCATTGATGTATCAATGGATTTTAATGAGCCAATAAAGAGCAAAACAAGAAACCGTATTAGGAAGTTTTTCTCACTGAGTGAAAAAGAGCAACAGGCAAAGCGTTTAGCTTCATATGGTTTCTAA